The genomic window CCAGCAGCGCGAGCATCGCCATCTTCACGTCGAAGGCCTGGATCTTTTTCCCAAGGTATTCCGGCGTGCGGCCCACCATCAGCCCGGCGATGAACACGGCGAGCACCACGAAAACCAACATCCCGTAGAGCCCCGCGCCGACCCCGCCGATGACGACCTCCCCCAGTTCGATCATAAAGAGCGGCACCAGCCCGCCGATGGCGGTGAATGAATCGTGCATCGAGTTCACCGCGCCGCAGGACGCGGCGGTGGTGACGGTGGCGAAGAGCGAGGAGCTGAAAACGCCGAAGCGGACTTCCTTACCCTCCATATTGCCGCCGAGAGAGGAAACTCCCAGCGCCTGGTGGATCGGATTGCCGTGTGCCTCCGCCCACCAGCAGGCAAGGACTCCGGTGGTGAAGAGGATCATCATCGCCGTCCACACCGACCAGCCGTGCGCCTGGTTTTTCACGGACTTTCCCAAATACCAGGTGAGTCCGCTGCCGATGGCGAAGATCGAGAGCATCTGGAGGAAATTCGCGAGCGGCGTGGGATTTTCAAACGGCTGGGCGGAGTTGGCGTTGGTATAGCCGCCGCCGTTGGTGCCCAGCATCTTGATCGCCGACTGCGAAGCCATCGGGCCTTGGGCGATGGTCTGCGTGGTCACCTCGCCCGCCGGCTCCACCAGCGAGGCGGTGTCATAGGCCTTGAAATTCTGGATCGTGCCCTGCGATACGAGGAACACCGCGAAGACAAGGCAGATGGGAACCAACAAATAATAGGTGGTCCGCGTGACATCCACCCAGAAATTTCCCAGCGTGGTCACCGAGTGACGCGAAAGTCCGCGCACGAACGCGGCGGCGATGGAGATGCCCACCGCGGCGGAGGTGAAGTTGTGGATCGTCAGTCCGACCATCTGTGAGAAATACGACATCGTGCCCTCTCCCCCGTAGCTCTGCCAGTTGGTGTTGGTGGTGAAACTGACGGCGGTGTTGAACGCGAGCGCCGGGCTCAAGGCGGGCAGTCCCTGGGGATTGAGCGGGAGGAGGTGCTGCAGTCGGAGAATGGCATAGGTGAAAAGGACGCCCACCGCGCTGAAGACGAGCATGGCGAGGGTATAGCTCCGCCAGCCGTGCTCCTTCGCCACATCCACCCCCATCAGCCGGTAGGTGAGTTTTTCAAACGGACGGACCAGAGGATCTAGCCATGTTTTCCCATGGGGATCGAGCACCTTCGTCAGGTAGATGCCCATGGGCTTGGTGATCAGCGCGAGGACGCCGATAAAGAGTATGAATTGGAGCCAGTCGTTCGTGTGCATGGGCGTGTGTTAGAATTTTTCCGGGTGGATCATCGCCACCACGAGGTAGCCGATGAGAAACAATGCGATGAGGGCGATGATGATGGTTTCCATGGAGGTGTCGGTATCAGAGGGTCTCGCAGAAGCGGGCATACAACGCCCCGAGTGAGAAGAAGCCGAGGGTGGCGGCGAGGTAGATGAGGTCGGTCATGGTGGTGGTCGCAGGTTGGAACCATCCTGCCACGATCCGCCCCACGGGGTAGTTAAAGGCCCGGGCGTCCGCGTAAAAAAAACGTAAACGCCTGCCGCGTCGCCAAGGCGTCCGGAGACAGTGCGTCCATCAGGCACGTCCCGGTCGAGGGGCCGACACCAACCACGCCCCCGCGCGTTTTCGCCTCACCTCGCTGCGTCCAGCTTCAGTTTTCCGGCCTTCTGATAAAACAGATCCAGATCCCCATCACACTCCGCCAGCAGTTTTTCAAACTCCGGCATGTGTTCGGCGTAAAGCTTGAGCGAAACGATATGGCCGTTGTTGATGTCCTCCTTCAGCCATTCCTCCAGCCCATGACCGCCCCACTTGCGGCGCAGCTCGCGGAAGGAATCGCGGAGTTTTCCCAGGATGGCCGCTTTTTCCCCGCGCATCACCGCCGCCGGTTTGCCGGAGGAGTAGAGTTTTTCCAATGCTGCCTTCGATCGCTCGATCTCCCTGTAGAACTCCCGACGGCGGACAAGGCGGCCTTCGTATTTTTTCAGGTCTTCCAGACGGCCTTCATGTCTCAGCCAGCGCCTCACCCCTTCCTCCGCCACGGTGTTCGCCAGGGACTCGTTGAACACGGTGTCTCCCCAGCGGAATATCCTGCGATGGGTCAGCTCGTGGAAAATCGTTTCCGCGAGATCGATGTCCGGATAGCGGACGAAGGTGTTCAGCACGGGATCATGAAACCAGCCCAGCGTGGAATACGCGTCCACTCCGCCGATGAAGACATCGTATCCCTCCGCCCGCAGTTCCTTCGCATACGCCACGGTGTCCTCCTCACGGAAATAGCCGCGGTAATCCATCTCGCCGACGGCGGGATAGTGCCAGTTCTTCGCCTCCAACGAGAACTCCGGCGCAGCGTACAGCACCCACACCACATGCTCCCGCCCGAGGTCTGCGTATTTTCCATAGCTCTCATCACCGGGGAGCGAGAGATGGTCGCTGGCGAATTGCCGGATACGCTCCACCGCGATGAGCTGCCTCCTGACAACCGGCGAGGTCTCCGGAGAGGCGATCACCCTGCCGTTCGGCTTGCTTTTCCGCAGGATCTCCCACTGCCCGCCAAGCGCCTGCTGGTAAAAATGGACCGTCTGACAAGAGGTCAGAACAGCAAATGCTCCGCAGAGCGCGAGTGGCAGGGAGATTGATCGGAGCATGGAAGTGCCCGAGTGTCGCCCATGCGCCGTGATTCTCAAGTCGCGGCCGCCCCTTAATCATCAGTTCCAGATTTCCGGCAGCAGAAACCGCTTCAACTTGTGGGGCCGATGAAGGATTCTCACGGGCTCTCCGGCGTCCTGCTTCCATTTGGCAAAGGCGATTTCGTGCTCTTCGTGGCTTCGCTTCACCATGGTCGCCCCATCATCGGAACGGACAAGATAGATCCTGTGCTGGTCATGCACACCGACCGACATCTTTTCAACCGAAGTGATCCTCGCCGTGGAAAGCACTCCGAACCGGAGAATCTCCAGATCCCTCATCCGGAGGAAAACCAGTCCGAAGAAAAACACTCCCATTCCCAGTGGAAAAATCAAGACGAGTGCCCAAACAGTGGAAGTCTCCCCCAGCCGTGCACCCTCCGGCACCGCCAGCTCCGGATGCGCGATCAGGTAGCGGACTTGCAGGGGAGTCCCCACCTGCCAATTGCCGCCGGTCGTGTAAGCAATCCCTTGCTTTTCGCCTCCGCCCTCCGGTCGATAGGAGAAATGGTGCTCTTTCACTCTCACACTGAGAATCTCCGTCCTGCTGTCCTCTACGGAAAGGATCCTCCCGGGTACAACCTTGGATGGGCCCGCATCAAGACGCCATTGTCTGGCCAAGTGGAATGGGAAAAACGCCCATGCGGATGCCAGTGCCACCAAGAGACCCATGAATCCGAAAGCAATCGGCATCTGGTAGCTCCGCGTCACCTTCGACCGAATGCCCTTCGGTATCCTCCTCGGCAGAGGCATTTCCAGAAACGAGCTTGTCTCGTCACCGCCAACCGGCCTGACAGCCGCTGCGGCGGACGACATCGGCTGTTCGGCGGAAAATGGTTCCATCGGTAAAGCGGCTCCGGCATCCGCCCCCCAGCTTTCCACGATGAGGAAACGCTGCGGCTTGTCCCTGCAATAGAGGAGAGTCAGAGGCTCACCCGATTTCAGTTTGGCAGTGGCGACATGGATCTCCGCGTTGGTCCTGATCCGCTTTTGAATCCGGGTGCCATCTTCAACCCGGGTCATCCGAAGAACATACTCGTCCT from Luteolibacter yonseiensis includes these protein-coding regions:
- the kdpA gene encoding potassium-transporting ATPase subunit KdpA; this translates as MHTNDWLQFILFIGVLALITKPMGIYLTKVLDPHGKTWLDPLVRPFEKLTYRLMGVDVAKEHGWRSYTLAMLVFSAVGVLFTYAILRLQHLLPLNPQGLPALSPALAFNTAVSFTTNTNWQSYGGEGTMSYFSQMVGLTIHNFTSAAVGISIAAAFVRGLSRHSVTTLGNFWVDVTRTTYYLLVPICLVFAVFLVSQGTIQNFKAYDTASLVEPAGEVTTQTIAQGPMASQSAIKMLGTNGGGYTNANSAQPFENPTPLANFLQMLSIFAIGSGLTWYLGKSVKNQAHGWSVWTAMMILFTTGVLACWWAEAHGNPIHQALGVSSLGGNMEGKEVRFGVFSSSLFATVTTAASCGAVNSMHDSFTAIGGLVPLFMIELGEVVIGGVGAGLYGMLVFVVLAVFIAGLMVGRTPEYLGKKIQAFDVKMAMLALLVLTASILGFTAWAAASAWGQAGLNNAGPHGFTEILYAYSSATGNNGSAFAGLTANPANGDPHYNVTLAAAMLIGRFLMIIPIMALAGSMVKKKISPPGAGTFPVSGTTFTVLLLGTVILVGALNFLPALALGPVVEHFLMIKGQLF
- the kdpF gene encoding K(+)-transporting ATPase subunit F, producing the protein MPASARPSDTDTSMETIIIALIALFLIGYLVVAMIHPEKF
- a CDS encoding aminopeptidase, yielding MLRSISLPLALCGAFAVLTSCQTVHFYQQALGGQWEILRKSKPNGRVIASPETSPVVRRQLIAVERIRQFASDHLSLPGDESYGKYADLGREHVVWVLYAAPEFSLEAKNWHYPAVGEMDYRGYFREEDTVAYAKELRAEGYDVFIGGVDAYSTLGWFHDPVLNTFVRYPDIDLAETIFHELTHRRIFRWGDTVFNESLANTVAEEGVRRWLRHEGRLEDLKKYEGRLVRRREFYREIERSKAALEKLYSSGKPAAVMRGEKAAILGKLRDSFRELRRKWGGHGLEEWLKEDINNGHIVSLKLYAEHMPEFEKLLAECDGDLDLFYQKAGKLKLDAAR
- a CDS encoding DUF3592 domain-containing protein; its protein translation is MSTPRTVPQEILREIVPPKVILVKCVAGCGLLLFGLLLGFLFIPRHLPQQRLLDRGPVEFVEGRIVTAEKTGAKENEIPIWKYGFIYQPPGHAGQKGTAYAAGGSWSVGSVVKILHLPDDPRIAAPVGARLDESPAWTVVVLVFPLLGLYCIVHTLSDLRWKKRLLSEGLIGKAVVDSVEKSRFHSEGQDEYVLRMTRVEDGTRIQKRIRTNAEIHVATAKLKSGEPLTLLYCRDKPQRFLIVESWGADAGAALPMEPFSAEQPMSSAAAAVRPVGGDETSSFLEMPLPRRIPKGIRSKVTRSYQMPIAFGFMGLLVALASAWAFFPFHLARQWRLDAGPSKVVPGRILSVEDSRTEILSVRVKEHHFSYRPEGGGEKQGIAYTTGGNWQVGTPLQVRYLIAHPELAVPEGARLGETSTVWALVLIFPLGMGVFFFGLVFLRMRDLEILRFGVLSTARITSVEKMSVGVHDQHRIYLVRSDDGATMVKRSHEEHEIAFAKWKQDAGEPVRILHRPHKLKRFLLPEIWN